Within the Nocardioides humi genome, the region GATCGTGATCGGGCGCGACCATCTCGACTGCGGCTCGGTCGCGTCGCCGTACCGCGAGACGGAGGCGATGCTCGACGGCTCCGACGCGATCGCCGACTGGGCGCTGCTCAACGCGCTGGTCAACACCGCCTCCGGCGCCACCTGGGTCTCGATCCACCACGGCGGCGGCGTCGGCATGGGCCGCTCCATCCACGCCGGACAGGTGTGCGTCGCCGACGGCACCGAGCTGGCGGCTGCGAAGATCGAGCGCGTGCTGACCAACGATCCGGGCATGGGCGTCATCCGCCACGTCGACGCCGGCTACGACCGCGCTGTCGAGGTCGCCGCCGAGCGCGGGGTCAGGGTGCCGATGCATGGCTGACTTCGAGGAGATGTGGCGCGACCTCACGCCCGTCGGCCGCTCGGCCTCGTCCGGCGGCTACTTCCGCCAGCCCTGGCTGTCCGCCGAGCTCGAGCTGCGCGCGTGGTTCCGCTCGGCCGCGGCCGATCGAGGACTGGAGGTCGAGGAGGACCCGTTCGGCAACCTGGTCGCCTGGTGGGGACCTGTCGCCGGCGACGGCGCGGTGCTGACCGGGTCGCACCTCGACTCCGTCCTCGACGGCGGCGCGTACGACGGCCCGCTCGGCGTCGTGTCCTCGTTCGCCGCGCTCGACGTGCTGCGCTCGCGCGGCGTCTCGCCGTCGCGGCGGCTCGGCATCGCCGCCTTCGTCGAGGAGGAGGGCTCCCGCTTCGGCCGGGCCTGCCTGGGCTCGCGGCTCGCCGTGGGCGCGCTCTCCTGGGAGGAGGCGCGCGAGCTGACCGACCGCGACGGCGTACGGCTGGGCGACGTCGTCGAGGGCGGTACCTCCACGCTGCTCGACGGGCTGTCCACCTACGTCGAGCTGCACGTCGAGCAGGGTCGCGCGCTCGTGGACCTCGACGCAGCGGTCGGGTCGGCAGCGCGATCTGGCCGCACGGCCGCTGGCGCTACGACGTCGCGGGCCGCGCCGACCACGCCGGCACCACCCGGATGGAGGACCGCGCCGACCCGATGCTCACCTACGCGATGACCGCGCTCGCCGCCAACAAGCAGGCCCGGCTCTCCGGCCAGCGGGCCACCTTCGGCCGGATCGACGTCCGCCCCAACGGCACCAACGCCGTGCCCTCCCACATCACCGCCTGGCTGGACGCGCGGGCCGAGTCGAGCGAGGCGCTGGCCCGGCTCACCGGCGCGATCGAACGCCAGGCCCGCGAGCGCGCCGACCGCGACGGCACCTCTGTCGAGGTCACCCGCGAGTCGGTCAGCGGCGAGGTCTCCTTCGACGCCGCGTTGCGGGACGGACTGGCCGCCCGGCTCGGCGACGTACCGGTGCTGCCCACCCAGGCCGGCCACGACGCCGGCATCCTGCAGGACGCCGGCATCGCCAGCGCGATGCTGTTCGTCCGCAACCCGAGCGGCGTCTCGCACTCGCCGTACGAGAGCGCGGAGACGGCCGACTGCCTGGCCGGCGTCGCTGCGCTCGCCGACGCCCTCGCTGGACTGGTCGCCCCGTGACGGCGTACCTGCTGGAGAGGGCGTGGGTCGACGGCCAGGTGCGTGACGACGTG harbors:
- a CDS encoding M20/M25/M40 family metallo-hydrolase; this encodes MEDRADPMLTYAMTALAANKQARLSGQRATFGRIDVRPNGTNAVPSHITAWLDARAESSEALARLTGAIERQARERADRDGTSVEVTRESVSGEVSFDAALRDGLAARLGDVPVLPTQAGHDAGILQDAGIASAMLFVRNPSGVSHSPYESAETADCLAGVAALADALAGLVAP
- a CDS encoding M28 family peptidase is translated as MADFEEMWRDLTPVGRSASSGGYFRQPWLSAELELRAWFRSAAADRGLEVEEDPFGNLVAWWGPVAGDGAVLTGSHLDSVLDGGAYDGPLGVVSSFAALDVLRSRGVSPSRRLGIAAFVEEEGSRFGRACLGSRLAVGALSWEEARELTDRDGVRLGDVVEGGTSTLLDGLSTYVELHVEQGRALVDLDAAVGSAARSGRTAAGATTSRAAPTTPAPPGWRTAPTRCSPTR